A window of Candidatus Hydrogenedentota bacterium genomic DNA:
CCGCGGACGGTACCACGCGCGTGTCCGTTTCGACGGCGCTGTCCTGGCGCAGCGACGCGGGCGTGACCGACTATGACCTCTACTTCTGGAAAGCGAACGACCCCACGCCCAGCACGCCGCTGGCGTCCGGGCTGCTGACGGCGGCATACACCTTCACGCAGCCGTTGGCCTTCTCGAACACGTATAACTGGCAGGTGCTGGCGCGCAATACGGTTGGCACGACGCTCGGGCCGCGGTGGAGCTTCACGACGGTCAGCGAATCCGGCGAAGAAGGATTTGACTGGGGCGACCTGGGCGGAACCATAGCGGGCACGGGCCAGGTGATCAACTGCAACGGATCGCCGGGTGGCCAGGACGCCGCGCTCGTGCTCCAGTGGTATGCCGGGCTGGTGACGCAACTGGGGAGTTGTCCGGACGCCGTCGAATACAGCGCCCCGGCCTATCCGCCGGGTGCGGACGTGAACGGCGATGGTGTCCTCGGCGGGCAGGACGCCTCGGAGATCCTGAAGTACTTCGCGGGGATCATCAATTGCTTCCCCGCGGATACGAATTGTGACAGCCAAGGGCCGGGTAAAGCGGGCAAGGCAGGCGGCCCGCCGCGGGTCGTGTCGATTCCAGACGGGTTGGACCTGCCGGAAGACGGCGGCGAACTGGCCGTGCCGGTGTCCATCGATCTCGCGGATGGCGTGTCCAGTCTGCGCCTTGAGGTCACCTACCCCGCGAACCAGTTGAGCCTGGCGGGCGTTGAGACCGGCCCGGCGGGCGCCGGTTGGGGCAAGTTCACGGTGAATGCGCTACCGGGATGCGTCGTGCTGGCGGGCGCGGGCGCGCAGGCGCTGTCAGGCGGCGGCGAGATCGCCGTCTTGCGTTTTGACACCGCGCCGGAGGCCACGGGCGGCCACTTGCGCCTGGGCGCGCGCACGGAATTGAACGACCGGCACATCGCCATCAGCGTCGAGAACGGCTTCTTTGGCGAGGTAGCGGCCGAAGGCGAGGGCGAAGGCGAGGGCGAAGGGGAAGGCGAGGGCGAGGGCGAGGCGGGCGGTCCCGGCAGTGAAGGCGAAGGCGAGGGCGAAGGGGAGGGCGAAGGCGATGTCCCGGCGGCGCCCTGCGAACCCGTGCAGGACTGCTACCGGGCCTACACCGGACTCTACGAAGTTGGTGACGACATGTGCCTGTCGGTACCCTGCCCGGTTATGCCGGAGACAACGTATGTGTGGACGCGCAATTATCTGCCCATCGAGCCGAACGACCGGACCAGCGGCACGACGGAACGCACGTTGCGCATCGTGAATCTCCAGGTAACCGACTCGGGCATCTATCGTTGTGCCTACGACGACGGCAGCAAAGCGGATGCGGAGTTCATGGCCGTGATTACCGTGGTCACGTCCGTTCCCGTGAGCGGCGCCGGCGCGCTGGCCGCTCTGTGCGGGCTGCTTGCCGGGGTGTTTGTCGTGCGCGAGCGGGTGCGCAAGGTGCGCCCGCGGCAAGGCGCGGACCCCCGGTAGGCTGGAACGGGCCGCGACCCGCGGTGTGCAGCAGGGTCACTCGGCGTTGTCGAGCGCAACGCCGAGTCTGTGCAGGTGAGACTTGATCTGCCTGCGCGCGTAGGGCCAGAGTTCCCTGGGCGTGTCGTCGTAGGCGCTTTCGAGGATGGCGTCCAGCGTCTGCGCGCCCCGGTCGAGCGCATCGCGAATCCGCCGCTCGCGGTCGAGCCGGTGCGCGATGAGCGCGGCGATCGCGTCCCTGCCGCCGCTGCCCCACAGGGGCAGCCCGTGCGCCGGAATGAGCAAGTGGAACGACAGCGCGCGCAGCCGCTCCAATTGTTCCAGGTAAACCGTCATGTCGCCGCCTTCGCCGCGGTCTATGAGCACCGGGCCGGGATTTGCGAGCATGTCCCCGACAATGAGCGTTCCCGTTGTTTCTTCGAGAAAGCAGAGGTGACCCGGGTCGTGGCCTGGTGTCCGGTGGCAGCGCAGGCGCCAGCGCGCCGTGCCGCCGACTTCGATGACCTCGCCGTCCTCCAGCCCTCGCGCGATGGGGAAGGGTACTTCGTTTGCGATGGACGCATGCCCCCAGAGGGGCGCGTCGAACGCGCCGCTCACGAACGGCGCGGCCGCGCAGTGATCCTGGTGCCCGTGCGTCAGCACCACGGCGCGAACCCGCCCGCCCAGCATGCGCATGGCTTCCAGATGCTGGCGCAAGTGCTCTTGTTCCGCCTCATCCGCCGCGCCCGGGTCAATGACCAGCATTTCCTCCTCGCCGATGATGACGCAGTTCGTGTGCGTGTTCGGCGGCAGCGTGCGCGAACGCAGCGGCAGGATGTGCACGCCCCGGCGCATCTCGAACAGGTTTGGGATGTGGTCCGAATGGACGGACGTGTCCGCCAACCGCGGCAGCGCTTCGTCGAGCGGCAGTTTCGCAAGGTAGCGCAGCACGAAAGCGACCGGCGTGGACAGGCGCAGTTCCCCGGCGTGCCAGCGCCGGCGCGCTTCGGCGGGCGTGAGCCAGTCCAACCCGACGATCTCGCTGTCCGGCGCCGCAATCTCCTCCTGCGGCGGGCCCGTGTACCGGTAGAGGAAATAGCGGGTCTGGAACCGGACTGGCGACCACTTGGGCGTAAGCCAGGCGCCCGCAGGGGTGAAATCCGCCGCGTGGATGCTCAGGCCGAACTGGCGCAGCACCGCCGCGAGGGAGGTTTCGCCGCTTATGAGTCCGTGGCGCGCCTGGCGTAAGGTCTCGATAGGGGGCAGTCCGCCGCGCGCGCAGAGCAAACCCGTTTCCTCGAAGACTTCCCGGACCGCGGCGCAGATGGCGCGGCCCGTCTCGTCATCGGGCGCGTCCTGCACGCAGGCGGGGTCGTCGTTCTCGTGTACCGACCCGCCCGGAAATACATGGTGTCCGCCCATGAAGCGCAGTTTCTGGTTCCGCCGCGCCAGCAATATCTCGAGGCCGCGGTCCTGACGCACCAGCAATCCGGCGGCCGCCCGGCGCGGCGTCGCGGACTTCGACGGTTCCAGCATGATGCAGGCTCCTTGTTGGGCGAGATAGTGCCTGATGCGGGCCGCTCCTGGCAATGCAGCGGGGAATTGCGGTCATTGTTTCCCGAACAAGATCATTCCTATACTGGACGCGCTCCCAAATCATCTGGACGGGATAGCCCTTCATGGCGGAATCGAAATTCGCGGACGTAGCGCTGCCGGTGCCGGTGGACCGTGTCTTCACGTATGCCGTGCCGGATAGCCTTCAGCACCGGAGCCGTGTCGGCATGCGCGTGGTGGTTCCGGTGCAGACCCGCACGGAAACGGGGTATCTCGTCGCGCTCCACGACGAGACGGAACTGGAAAAAGTGCGCCCGATCATCGATCTACCGGATGAAGAACCCGCGTTCGACGCGTCCATGCTCGCCCTGTGCCGCTGGATGGCTGATTATTACTGCTGTTCCTGGGGCGAGGCGTTGCGCTGCGCCGCGCCGCCCGGCGTCGCGGCTGCCACGAAGATGCGGTACCGGCTGGTGGCCGAGCGGTTGGGCGAAGGGCGGTTCACGGAGCGGCAAGAGCATATCGTCGCGGAGTTGTACCGGCGCGGGCCGCTGACGGAGGGGCAACTGGCCCACGTGGCCGGCCGTCAGGCGCTGAGCAACACGCTGCGCGCGCTGGTTCGCCGCGGTGTGATCATTGGAGAGCCGGTTGTGCGGGCGGGGGTCTCGATCCGCACGGAAACGTACGCGCGCCTGAACGAAGAGAACGTGCTGGGGCAGGATGCGCTCGAGAAGCTGATGCGGCGCGCGCCGAGGCAGGCGGCGGTCTATCTCGATTTGTTGCACGGCCAGCCGGAACGCGCCGCGACGGGTTTGTACGAAAAGCATAATATCGATTCCGCAATATTGCGCGAATTGGAGAAGAAGGGGCTGATCACGCGGTTCGAGCGCGAGTTTTACCGCGCGCCCGAATTGTCCGGCGAGGGCGGTTCGCTGAAGCACACGCTGAACGGCGAGCAGCAGGCCGCGCTCGACGCCATCGTTGGCGCGGTCACGGACCGCGCGTTTCAAACCTTCCTGCTCAAGGGCATCACGGGTTCCGGCAAGACGGAAGTCTACCTGCAGGCGATCGAGCACGTGCTGGCGATGGGCCGCCAGGCCATCATGCTGGTCCCGGAAATCTCGCTGACGCCGCAGACCGTCGGGCGGCTGGTAGCGAGGTTCCGCGAATCGATCGCGGTGTTGCACAGCGGGCTTGGCGCGGGCGAGCGTTACGACGAGTGGCGGCGCGCGCGGCGCGGCGAGGTCCGCATCGTGGTGGGCGCGCGTTCCGCCGTGTTCGCGCCGCTCAAGGACCTTGGGCTGTTTATCGTGGACGAAGAGCACGACGGTTCGTACAAGCAGAACGACACGCCCCGCTATAACGCGCGCGACGTCGCAATCATGCGCGCGCGCGATGCGCAGGCCGTCTGCGTGCTGGGTTCCGCCACCCCGTCCATAGAATCCCGCTACAACAGCGAGCGGGGCAAATCCATCCTGCTTGAATTGCGCCGTCGTGCGACGCAGGCGCTGCTGCCCGAAGTGCGGCTCGTTGATATGCGCACCGAGACCGCCGAGATGGGCGGCCAGGTAATCCTGTCGCGCAGTCTGGAAGACGCCGTGCACCAGCGCGTCGCAAACCGCGAACAGGTGATCCTGCTGCTGAACAGGCGCGGCTTCGCGCCGTTCGTGCTGTGCCCGATGTGCGGCTGGGTCGCCGAGTGCCGGGACTGTCAGGTGAGCCTGACCTATCACCAGCACAGCGGCAACCTGCGCTGCCACTACTGCAATGCGGCGCGGCCCAAGCCGGCCGTGTGCGAGAAATGTCATTTCAATCCGCTTATCTATCTGGGCACGGGCACGCAGAAGGTCGAGGACTACCTGCTGCGCACGTTCGCGGGCGCGCGTATCGAGCGCATGGACGCCGACACGACGGCGGGGAAAGGCGGCCACGCCAAGATACTTGGCCGATTTGCGAACGGGGAAATCGACATCCTCGTGGGCACGCAGATGCTCGCGAAGGGCCACGACTATCCGGGCGTGACGCTGGTCGGCGTGATCAATGCCGACACAGGCCTCGCGCTGCCCGATTTCCGCGCCGCTGAAAACACGTTCCAACTGCTGACGCAGGTGGCGGGCCGCGCGGGCCGGGGCGAGCGCCCCGGCGAGGTGTTTCTCCAGACGTACCGGCCGAAGCACTATGCCGTGCAGGCCGCGCTGCATCACGATTATGACGCCTTTTACGCGCACGAACTGGCGTACCGGCGCAGCGCGGGTTATCCGCCGTTCCGGCGCATGGCGAATTTCCTCGTCGAGTCGGAAGACCCGCAGCTTGCCGAGCGGCATGCCGTGCTCTTGCGCCGTATCGTCCGTGAGACACGCGAGACCCTTGGTGGCAATGCGGGGGTTATCGGGCCCGCGCAGGCGATGATCCGGCGCGTGAAAAAGAAGTACCGCTGGAATCTCGCGTTGCTTTCCGCCAATTCGAAATACCTGAACACCCTGACGCGCGCCGTGGCAGAGGCTTTCGTAGAAGCCGCCGGCACGCGCCGTGTCCAACTCAAGACCGATGTGGATCCTTACGGTTTCTGAGATGCGGAATACATGCCTGGAGACGGACTGGCGCGGGCGTTCTTGCAGGTACGCTGTTGTCGTGCTGACATCCGGATCGCGTATGCTTTCAGAAACCAAGGGAAGAACAGGATGAAACCGATGAGATTGATCACTGTTGTTCTATTGGCGGCCTTGACCGGCGCAACGCTGGAGGGATG
This region includes:
- the priA gene encoding primosomal protein N', giving the protein MAESKFADVALPVPVDRVFTYAVPDSLQHRSRVGMRVVVPVQTRTETGYLVALHDETELEKVRPIIDLPDEEPAFDASMLALCRWMADYYCCSWGEALRCAAPPGVAAATKMRYRLVAERLGEGRFTERQEHIVAELYRRGPLTEGQLAHVAGRQALSNTLRALVRRGVIIGEPVVRAGVSIRTETYARLNEENVLGQDALEKLMRRAPRQAAVYLDLLHGQPERAATGLYEKHNIDSAILRELEKKGLITRFEREFYRAPELSGEGGSLKHTLNGEQQAALDAIVGAVTDRAFQTFLLKGITGSGKTEVYLQAIEHVLAMGRQAIMLVPEISLTPQTVGRLVARFRESIAVLHSGLGAGERYDEWRRARRGEVRIVVGARSAVFAPLKDLGLFIVDEEHDGSYKQNDTPRYNARDVAIMRARDAQAVCVLGSATPSIESRYNSERGKSILLELRRRATQALLPEVRLVDMRTETAEMGGQVILSRSLEDAVHQRVANREQVILLLNRRGFAPFVLCPMCGWVAECRDCQVSLTYHQHSGNLRCHYCNAARPKPAVCEKCHFNPLIYLGTGTQKVEDYLLRTFAGARIERMDADTTAGKGGHAKILGRFANGEIDILVGTQMLAKGHDYPGVTLVGVINADTGLALPDFRAAENTFQLLTQVAGRAGRGERPGEVFLQTYRPKHYAVQAALHHDYDAFYAHELAYRRSAGYPPFRRMANFLVESEDPQLAERHAVLLRRIVRETRETLGGNAGVIGPAQAMIRRVKKKYRWNLALLSANSKYLNTLTRAVAEAFVEAAGTRRVQLKTDVDPYGF
- a CDS encoding MBL fold metallo-hydrolase, yielding MLEPSKSATPRRAAAGLLVRQDRGLEILLARRNQKLRFMGGHHVFPGGSVHENDDPACVQDAPDDETGRAICAAVREVFEETGLLCARGGLPPIETLRQARHGLISGETSLAAVLRQFGLSIHAADFTPAGAWLTPKWSPVRFQTRYFLYRYTGPPQEEIAAPDSEIVGLDWLTPAEARRRWHAGELRLSTPVAFVLRYLAKLPLDEALPRLADTSVHSDHIPNLFEMRRGVHILPLRSRTLPPNTHTNCVIIGEEEMLVIDPGAADEAEQEHLRQHLEAMRMLGGRVRAVVLTHGHQDHCAAAPFVSGAFDAPLWGHASIANEVPFPIARGLEDGEVIEVGGTARWRLRCHRTPGHDPGHLCFLEETTGTLIVGDMLANPGPVLIDRGEGGDMTVYLEQLERLRALSFHLLIPAHGLPLWGSGGRDAIAALIAHRLDRERRIRDALDRGAQTLDAILESAYDDTPRELWPYARRQIKSHLHRLGVALDNAE